The following coding sequences lie in one Pelobacter seleniigenes DSM 18267 genomic window:
- the infC gene encoding translation initiation factor IF-3: protein MAKEANINEAISARRVRVIDDEGGQLGILSIEQALSQAAESGLDLVEVSPQADPPVCRIMDYGKYKYQQAKRASEAKKKQVKVEIKEVKMRPKTEEHDFSFKIKHARRFLEEGNKVKLTIMFRGRENAHPEQGMMQLEKAVEALKDIGQVEAQPSKMGRFMTMMIGPLKK from the coding sequence ATAGCTAAAGAAGCGAATATCAACGAAGCCATCAGTGCACGGCGGGTCCGGGTGATTGATGATGAGGGTGGCCAACTTGGAATCCTTTCCATTGAGCAGGCGCTGTCCCAGGCTGCAGAGTCTGGACTTGACCTGGTGGAAGTTTCGCCTCAGGCTGATCCCCCGGTCTGTCGGATTATGGACTATGGGAAGTACAAATACCAGCAGGCCAAACGTGCTTCCGAGGCGAAGAAAAAGCAGGTCAAGGTCGAAATCAAAGAAGTCAAGATGAGGCCGAAGACTGAAGAGCATGATTTCTCTTTTAAAATCAAACATGCTCGTCGTTTTCTCGAAGAGGGGAACAAAGTCAAGCTGACCATCATGTTCCGCGGCCGTGAAAATGCCCATCCCGAGCAGGGAATGATGCAACTGGAAAAAGCTGTTGAAGCACTAAAGGATATCGGTCAGGTCGAAGCGCAGCCCAGTAAAATGGGCCGTTTCATGACAATGATGATCGGGCCGTTGAAAAAGTAG